In Fusarium verticillioides 7600 chromosome 4, whole genome shotgun sequence, the following proteins share a genomic window:
- a CDS encoding guanosine-diphosphatase, translating to MRTPTSPPSSKFPVFDPHEKPDRYKFKPKRQGIIGRMKESWMTQSQRTRWIKTAAIVFAIVTLFYFVSPKGVEVYHEVTHPAQGNNGQSPSDSSYGTDRCTKSYSKDKPIVQYVLMIDAGSTGSRIHVYKFNNCGDTPELEHEEFKMTEKDVGGLSKYNGDPVAAAKSLDPLMKVAMDTVPNALKGCTPVAVKATAGLRMIGKEASDAILAEVRRHLEQDYPFPVVDKENEGVVIMDGSLEGVYAWITTNYLLGKIGGPDKSETAAVFDLGGGSTQIVFEPTFKGAAHGGMPEKLAEGDHKYDLDFGGRHFELYQHSHLGYGLMAARKAIHGALIKDIESKNTDKAWVKQPIVNPCIAPGMNKTVEVTLEGSEEPVEVTFVGPSQPAPAQCRNLAEKILNKDEECKLAPCSFNGIHQPLLSKTFTKEDVYIFSYFFDRTKPLGMPDSFTLREMHDLTQTVCMGKSGWDVFTTIPDAMAELDGRPEWCLDLNFMMALLHSGYEMPIDREVKIAKKIKGNELGWCLGASLPLLAGGSGWSCKVNQIA from the exons ATGAGAACACCCACATCGCCGCCCTCATCAAAGTTCCCCGTCTTCGACCCTCACGAGAAACCAGACCGATACAAGTTTAAGCCCAAGAGGCAAGGCATTATTGGCAGGATGAAGGAGTCTTGGATGACACAGTCCCAGCGGACGAGGTGGATTAAGACTGCCGCCATCGTTTTTGCGATTGTTACCCTCTTCTACTTTGTCTCCCCCAAGGGTGTTGAAGTGTATCACGAAG TCACTCACCCTGCGCAGGGCAACAATGGCCAGTCCCCCTCAGATTCTTCCTACGGTACCGATCGATGCACAAAGTCTTActccaaggacaagcccATTGTCCAGTATGTTCTCATGATCGATGCCGGCAGCACTGGTTCGCGAATCCACGTATACAAGTTCAACAACTGTGGTGATACCCCCGAGCTTGAGCACgaggagttcaagatgaCCGAGAAGGATGTCGGTGGCCTCAGCAAGTATAACGGCGACCCTGTGGCCGCTGCCAAGAGTCTCGATCCCCTCATGAAGGTCGCTATGGATACTGTTCCCAACGCCCTCAAGGGCTGCACTCCCGTCGCTGTAAAGGCCACCGCTGGTCTTCGAATGATTGGCAAGGAAGCTTCCGATGCTATTCTTGCCGAAGTCCGACGACACCTCGAGCAGGATTACCCTTTCCCTGTcgttgacaaggagaacgaaGGCGTCGTTATCATGGACGGTTCTCTCGAGGGCGTTTATGCTTGGATCACTACTAACTACCTTCTCGGCAAGATTGGCGGTCCCGATAAGAGCGAGACTGCcgctgtctttgatcttggcggTGGTTCTACTCAGATCGTTTTCGAGCCCACTTTCAAGGGCGCTGCTCACGGTGGAATGcccgagaagcttgctgagggTGACCACAAGTACGATCTCGACTTCGGCGGTCGTCACTTCGAGCTCTACCAACACTCTCACTTGGGCTATGGTCTTATGGCTGCCCGCAAGGCCATCCACGGTGctctcatcaaggatatcgagTCTAAGAATACCGACAAGGCCTGGGTCAAGCAACCCATTGTTAACCCCTGCATTGCCCCAGGCATGAACAAGACTGTTGAAGTTACTCTTGAAGGCAGTGAGGAGCCTGTTGAGGTTACCTTTGTTGGTCCCTCGCAGCCTGCTCCCGCTCAGTGCCGAAACCTCGCTGAGAAGATTCTcaacaaggatgaggagtgCAAGCTCGCTCCCTGCTCGTTCAACGGCATTCACCAGCCCCTGCTTTCCAAGACCTTCACCAAGGAGGATGTCTACATCTTCTCCTACTTCTTCGACCGCACCAAGCCCCTCGGTATGCCCGACTCGTTCACTCTTCGCGAGATGCACGATCTTACCCAGACTGTCTGCATGGGCAAGTCTGGTTGGGATGTTTTCACCACCATCCCTGATGCTATGGCCGAGTTGGATGGCCGACCTGAGTGGTGCCTGGAcctcaacttcatgatggcCCTCCTCCACAGTGGATACGAAATGCCCATTGACCGCGAGGTTAAgattgccaagaagatcaagggcaaCGAGCTCGGCTGGTGCCTTGGTGCTAG TTTGcctcttcttgctggtggctctggctggtcttgCAAGGTCAACCAGATTGCTTAA
- a CDS encoding Ras-like protein Rab7, with protein sequence MSSRKKVLLKVIILGDSGVGKTSLMNQYVNKKFSASYKATIGADFLTREVLVDDRQVTMQLWDTAGQERFQSLGVAFYRGADCCVLVYDVNNAKSFEALDSWRDEFLIQASPRDPPNFPFVVLGNKIDVEESKRVISNKRAMTFCQSKGDIPYFETSAKEAINIDQAFEVIARNALAQEESEEFSGDFDDPINIHIENDRDGCAC encoded by the exons atgtcttcaCGAAAGAAGGTCCTTCTCAAG GTTATCATCCTGGGCGATAGCGGTGTTGGCAAGACCAGCTTGATGAACCAATAT GTCAACAAGAAGTTTAGCGCGAGCTACAAGGCCACTATCGGGGCCGACTTTCTAACTCGAGAGGTCCTCGTTGACGATCGACAAGTTACCATGCAG CTCTGGGATACGGCCGGTCAAGAACGTTTCCAATCCCTCGGCGTAGCGTTCTACCGAGGTGCTGATTGCTGCGTTTTGGTCTACGACGTGAACAATGCCAAGAGTTTCGAGGCGCTGGACAGCTGGAGAGACGAATTTCTCATCCAGGCTTCTCCTCGGGACCCTCCCAACTTCCCATTT GTCGTACTCGGAAACAAgattgatgtcgaggagagCAAGCGAGTG ATTTCCAACAAGCGCGCCATGACATTCTGCCAGTCCAAGGGAGACATTCCCTACTTTGAGACAAGTGCCAAGGaagccatcaacatcgaccAGGCTTTTGAAG TGATTGCTCGCAATGCTCTCGCCCAAGAAGAGTCTGAAGAATTCAGCGGCGACTTTGATGACCCGATCAACATCCACATCGAGAATGACCGTGATGGCTGCGCTTGTTAA
- a CDS encoding acyl-CoA dehydrogenase, whose amino-acid sequence MSARIPLIAVNRVSDAAKKQLDLVAKFVEEECIPADPVVEAQAGEGEARWEGHPSIIEDLKVKARKLGLWNMFLPKGHYKESPGYTNLEYGLMAEWLGRSHVASEACNCSAPDTGNMEVLAKYGNDAQKEQWLKPLMDGKIRSAFLMTEPQIASSDATNIEMDIRREGNEYVLNGQKWWSSGAGDPRCQIYIVMGKTDANNKDTYRQQSVVLVPAGTPGITIDRMLKVYGFDDAPHGHGHITFKNVRVPVSNLVLGEGRGFEIIQGRLGPGRIHHAMRSIGAAERALDWMLLRVNDESKKPFGKLLREHGVILEWIAKSRIEIDAARLIVLNAAIKMDDLGPKKALKEIAEAKVLIPQTALNVIDRAVQAYGGAGVSQDTPLAYMWAGIRTLRLADGPDEVHLQQLGKNENKRSAEATATIKRQRAKTEELLKQYGVERLQPGARIKHNAKL is encoded by the exons ATGTCGGCAAGAATCCCTCTCATT GCTGTCAATCGCGTCAGcgatgctgccaagaagcagcttgaccttgtcgccAAGTTTGTCGAGGAAGAATGTATTCC CGCCGACCCTGTTGTAGAGGCTCAAGCTGGTGAGGGTGAAGCTCGTTGGGAGGGCCACCCTTCCATTATCGAGGATCTTAAGGTCAAGGCCCGAAAGCTCGGTCTCTGGAACATGTTCCTCCCCAAGGGCCACTACAAGGAGTCTCCTGGCTACACCAACCTCGAGTACGGTCTCATGGCTGAGTGGCTCGGCCGCTCACACGTTGCTTCCGAAGCATGCAATTGCTCAGCTCCCGACACAGGCAACATGGAAGTGCTGGCCAAGTATGGTAACGATGCTCAAAAGGAGCAGTGGTTGAAGCCTCTCATGGATGGCAAGATCCGTTCCGCGTTCCTCATGACAGAGCCTCAGATTGCTTCATCTGACGCAACAAAcattgagatggatattcGTCGCGAGGGTAACGAGTACGTTCTCAATGGCCAAAAGTGGTGGTCCAGCGGTGCTGGTGACCCACGATGCCAGATTTACATCGTTATGGGCAAGACAGatgccaacaacaaggacacTTATCGCCAACAGTCGGTCGTTCTGGTGCCCGCCGGAACACCTGGTATTACCATCGACCGCATGCTCAAGGTCTACGGATTCGACGATGCTCCTCACGGCCATGGACacatcaccttcaagaacGTCAGAGTTCCTGTCTCTAACCTTGTCCTCGGCGAGGGGCGAGGATTCGAGATTATTCAGGGTCGCCTTGGACCTGGCCGTATTCACCATGCTATGCGCAGCATTGGCGCT GCTGAGCGTGCTCTTGACTGGATGCTCCTCCGTGTCAACGATGAGTCTAAGAAGCCATTTGGTAAACTTCTCCGCGAACACGGTGTCATCCTCGAATGGATTGCCAAGTCCCGTATCGAAATCGATGCCGCACGCCTAATCGTTCTCAATGCCGCCATCAAGATGGACGACCTAGGTCCCAAgaaggccctcaaggagatcgCAGAAGCCAAGGTCCTCATTCCCCAGACCGCTCTCAACGTCATCGACCGTGCGGTTCAGGCTTACGGAGGTGCTGGTGTTTCCCAGGATACACCCCTGGCATACATGTGGGCAGGTATCCGAACACTGCGTCTTGCCGACGGACCTGATGAGGTGCATCTGCAGCAGCTGGGTAAAAATGAGAACAAACGCAGTGCTGAGGCGACAGCGACCATTAAGAGACAGAGGGCTAAGACTGAGGAGTTGTTGAAGCAATACGGTGTTGAGAGGCTTCAGCCTGGTGCCAGAATAAAGCACAATGCTAAGCTTTAG
- a CDS encoding guanosine-diphosphatase has product MRTPTSPPSSKFPVFDPHEKPDRYKFKPKRQGIIGRMKESWMTQSQRTRWIKTAAIVFAIVTLFYFVSPKGVEVYHEGTPSGVTHPAQGNNGQSPSDSSYGTDRCTKSYSKDKPIVQYVLMIDAGSTGSRIHVYKFNNCGDTPELEHEEFKMTEKDVGGLSKYNGDPVAAAKSLDPLMKVAMDTVPNALKGCTPVAVKATAGLRMIGKEASDAILAEVRRHLEQDYPFPVVDKENEGVVIMDGSLEGVYAWITTNYLLGKIGGPDKSETAAVFDLGGGSTQIVFEPTFKGAAHGGMPEKLAEGDHKYDLDFGGRHFELYQHSHLGYGLMAARKAIHGALIKDIESKNTDKAWVKQPIVNPCIAPGMNKTVEVTLEGSEEPVEVTFVGPSQPAPAQCRNLAEKILNKDEECKLAPCSFNGIHQPLLSKTFTKEDVYIFSYFFDRTKPLGMPDSFTLREMHDLTQTVCMGKSGWDVFTTIPDAMAELDGRPEWCLDLNFMMALLHSGYEMPIDREVKIAKKIKGNELGWCLGASLPLLAGGSGWSCKVNQIA; this is encoded by the exons ATGAGAACACCCACATCGCCGCCCTCATCAAAGTTCCCCGTCTTCGACCCTCACGAGAAACCAGACCGATACAAGTTTAAGCCCAAGAGGCAAGGCATTATTGGCAGGATGAAGGAGTCTTGGATGACACAGTCCCAGCGGACGAGGTGGATTAAGACTGCCGCCATCGTTTTTGCGATTGTTACCCTCTTCTACTTTGTCTCCCCCAAGGGTGTTGAAGTGTATCACGAAGGTACGCCTAGTGGAG TCACTCACCCTGCGCAGGGCAACAATGGCCAGTCCCCCTCAGATTCTTCCTACGGTACCGATCGATGCACAAAGTCTTActccaaggacaagcccATTGTCCAGTATGTTCTCATGATCGATGCCGGCAGCACTGGTTCGCGAATCCACGTATACAAGTTCAACAACTGTGGTGATACCCCCGAGCTTGAGCACgaggagttcaagatgaCCGAGAAGGATGTCGGTGGCCTCAGCAAGTATAACGGCGACCCTGTGGCCGCTGCCAAGAGTCTCGATCCCCTCATGAAGGTCGCTATGGATACTGTTCCCAACGCCCTCAAGGGCTGCACTCCCGTCGCTGTAAAGGCCACCGCTGGTCTTCGAATGATTGGCAAGGAAGCTTCCGATGCTATTCTTGCCGAAGTCCGACGACACCTCGAGCAGGATTACCCTTTCCCTGTcgttgacaaggagaacgaaGGCGTCGTTATCATGGACGGTTCTCTCGAGGGCGTTTATGCTTGGATCACTACTAACTACCTTCTCGGCAAGATTGGCGGTCCCGATAAGAGCGAGACTGCcgctgtctttgatcttggcggTGGTTCTACTCAGATCGTTTTCGAGCCCACTTTCAAGGGCGCTGCTCACGGTGGAATGcccgagaagcttgctgagggTGACCACAAGTACGATCTCGACTTCGGCGGTCGTCACTTCGAGCTCTACCAACACTCTCACTTGGGCTATGGTCTTATGGCTGCCCGCAAGGCCATCCACGGTGctctcatcaaggatatcgagTCTAAGAATACCGACAAGGCCTGGGTCAAGCAACCCATTGTTAACCCCTGCATTGCCCCAGGCATGAACAAGACTGTTGAAGTTACTCTTGAAGGCAGTGAGGAGCCTGTTGAGGTTACCTTTGTTGGTCCCTCGCAGCCTGCTCCCGCTCAGTGCCGAAACCTCGCTGAGAAGATTCTcaacaaggatgaggagtgCAAGCTCGCTCCCTGCTCGTTCAACGGCATTCACCAGCCCCTGCTTTCCAAGACCTTCACCAAGGAGGATGTCTACATCTTCTCCTACTTCTTCGACCGCACCAAGCCCCTCGGTATGCCCGACTCGTTCACTCTTCGCGAGATGCACGATCTTACCCAGACTGTCTGCATGGGCAAGTCTGGTTGGGATGTTTTCACCACCATCCCTGATGCTATGGCCGAGTTGGATGGCCGACCTGAGTGGTGCCTGGAcctcaacttcatgatggcCCTCCTCCACAGTGGATACGAAATGCCCATTGACCGCGAGGTTAAgattgccaagaagatcaagggcaaCGAGCTCGGCTGGTGCCTTGGTGCTAG TTTGcctcttcttgctggtggctctggctggtcttgCAAGGTCAACCAGATTGCTTAA